In the genome of Cellvibrio sp. KY-YJ-3, one region contains:
- a CDS encoding pteridine reductase: MSHNTKVALVTGSAKRIGAEIARHLHVANFNLVIHYHHSAADALALVDELNNIRTNSAVAVKADLNNHEQLIALAKQASEKWQGIHLLVNNASSFYPTPFGKAGGDDWDNLIGSNLKAPYFLAQALAPQLTAAAGCIINIADIYAEKPLRNHSIYSIAKAGNLMLTKSLAQELAPRVRVNGIAPGAILWPEQENKLSDEDKEKMLCKIPLQQRGQAQDIAKAILFLVNDAPYVTGQILAVDGGRSLTI; this comes from the coding sequence ATGTCTCATAACACTAAAGTTGCATTGGTAACCGGCTCAGCAAAACGCATAGGTGCAGAAATAGCGCGCCATTTGCATGTTGCCAATTTTAATCTGGTGATTCACTACCATCACTCAGCAGCCGATGCGCTAGCACTGGTGGATGAGCTCAATAATATCCGTACAAATTCGGCTGTCGCAGTTAAAGCCGATTTAAATAATCACGAACAACTTATCGCGCTGGCAAAACAGGCAAGCGAGAAATGGCAAGGCATTCATCTGCTGGTCAATAACGCTTCCAGTTTTTATCCCACACCTTTTGGGAAAGCCGGTGGTGATGACTGGGATAATTTGATTGGCTCCAATTTAAAAGCCCCCTATTTTCTCGCCCAGGCACTGGCACCACAACTCACGGCAGCGGCGGGCTGTATTATTAATATTGCCGATATTTATGCCGAAAAGCCGCTGCGCAATCACAGTATCTATTCTATTGCCAAGGCTGGAAATTTAATGCTAACCAAAAGTCTGGCGCAGGAACTTGCGCCGCGCGTGCGTGTAAATGGTATTGCACCAGGCGCCATACTATGGCCAGAACAGGAAAACAAATTATCCGATGAGGATAAAGAAAAAATGCTGTGTAAAATTCCGCTGCAGCAGCGCGGGCAGGCACAGGATATCGCCAAAGCAATTTTATTTTTAGTGAATGACGCGCCCTATGTTACCGGTCAGATACTGGCGGTCGATGGCGGTCGCTCACTCACAATTTAA
- the folB gene encoding dihydroneopterin aldolase, with translation MDIVYIRDLRIDTIIGIYDWEREVRQTVSIDLEMASDIRKAAATDDIQFALNYKAVSKRLIAYVENRNALLVETLAEEIAQVIRSEFDVPWLRLRLSKPGAVRGARDVGLIIERGEKPGERPQ, from the coding sequence GATATTGTCTACATTCGCGATTTACGTATCGACACTATTATCGGGATTTACGATTGGGAGCGCGAAGTGCGCCAGACCGTGAGTATCGATTTGGAAATGGCGAGCGATATTCGCAAGGCTGCCGCCACCGATGACATTCAATTTGCGCTCAATTACAAGGCGGTTTCCAAGCGATTAATTGCTTACGTGGAAAACCGCAATGCACTGCTGGTGGAAACGCTGGCAGAAGAAATTGCGCAGGTGATTCGCAGCGAGTTTGATGTGCCCTGGCTGCGTTTGCGTTTAAGTAAACCCGGAGCGGTGCGTGGTGCGCGCGATGTTGGGCTGATTATTGAGCGCGGGGAAAAACCGGGAGAGCGCCCGCAATGA
- the galE gene encoding UDP-glucose 4-epimerase GalE: MSRTPILVTGGAGFIGSHVCVELINHGYLPVVVDNLCNSKFEALKRVATIAGVEPVFYEVDINDKEAMRKVFAAHSFAAVMHFAGLKAVGESNQIPMKYYRYNVAGSLSLTEVMEEFKVWKLIFSSSATVYGDPVSVPIDESFATSATNPYGRSKLMVEEMMQDIAKAPKSQWNISLLRYFNPVGAHESGMIGEDPAGIPNNLLPFVAQVAIGKLKELSVFGDDYSTVDGTGVRDYIHVVDLAKGHVAALQGLDKSGVGCRAYNLGTGRGYSVLEMVKAFEVASGRPVPYKIVPRRAGDIASCYADPVKAKSELGWTAEFGLERMMQDAWRWQSKNPNGYDS, encoded by the coding sequence ATGTCTCGCACACCTATTCTTGTAACCGGCGGTGCCGGGTTTATTGGCAGCCACGTCTGCGTGGAGCTTATCAATCATGGCTATTTACCGGTGGTGGTGGATAACCTCTGCAACAGTAAATTTGAAGCGCTCAAGCGCGTGGCAACTATCGCCGGTGTTGAGCCGGTGTTTTATGAAGTGGATATCAATGACAAAGAGGCTATGCGCAAGGTGTTTGCTGCGCACAGCTTTGCGGCAGTGATGCACTTTGCCGGTTTGAAAGCGGTTGGTGAATCCAACCAAATTCCCATGAAGTACTACCGTTACAACGTGGCGGGTAGCCTGTCGCTGACGGAGGTGATGGAAGAGTTTAAGGTCTGGAAACTGATTTTCAGCTCATCCGCTACGGTGTATGGCGACCCGGTTTCAGTGCCGATTGATGAATCCTTCGCGACCTCTGCCACTAATCCTTATGGCCGCAGTAAATTAATGGTTGAGGAGATGATGCAAGACATCGCCAAGGCTCCCAAGAGTCAGTGGAACATTTCACTGCTGCGCTATTTTAATCCGGTCGGTGCTCATGAAAGCGGCATGATTGGCGAAGATCCAGCCGGTATTCCTAATAATTTGCTGCCCTTTGTGGCACAGGTAGCAATTGGCAAACTCAAGGAATTAAGTGTGTTTGGCGATGACTACAGCACGGTTGATGGAACCGGTGTGCGCGACTATATCCATGTGGTGGATTTGGCTAAAGGACATGTCGCTGCCTTGCAGGGTTTGGATAAATCTGGCGTCGGCTGCCGCGCCTATAATCTGGGTACGGGCCGCGGTTATTCTGTGCTGGAAATGGTGAAGGCGTTTGAAGTTGCCAGTGGCCGCCCTGTCCCATACAAAATTGTGCCGCGTCGCGCTGGTGATATCGCCAGTTGTTATGCTGATCCAGTCAAAGCTAAAAGCGAGTTAGGGTGGACGGCTGAGTTTGGCCTGGAGCGCATGATGCAGGATGCCTGGCGCTGGCAATCTAAAAACCCGAATGGGTACGATAGTTAA
- the folK gene encoding 2-amino-4-hydroxy-6-hydroxymethyldihydropteridine diphosphokinase, which yields MTAIYLSLGSNVERYKHITLALDALANLLGDLTISSVYESKSIGFDGRNFFNLVVGAQTRLGIAELSDVLKRIEDENGRKRSGPKFSPRTLDIDILTYGDFVGVESGIELPRAEITKNAFVLLPLAEIAPQIRHPQLQKTYAELWQAYDQSSQSLWAIDFEWQGRKISTQH from the coding sequence ATGACGGCAATTTATTTAAGCTTGGGCAGTAATGTTGAGCGCTACAAACACATTACGTTGGCACTGGATGCGTTGGCAAATTTGTTGGGCGACTTAACCATATCATCAGTCTATGAAAGTAAATCCATTGGCTTTGATGGGCGTAATTTTTTTAACCTTGTAGTGGGCGCGCAGACTCGCCTCGGGATTGCCGAACTATCTGATGTATTGAAACGAATTGAAGATGAGAATGGCCGCAAGCGTAGCGGCCCGAAATTCAGCCCGCGCACTTTGGATATCGATATTTTGACTTACGGCGATTTTGTCGGCGTGGAAAGTGGAATTGAATTGCCGCGCGCCGAAATCACCAAAAATGCGTTTGTGCTTTTGCCTTTGGCTGAAATTGCACCGCAGATACGTCATCCGCAGCTACAAAAAACCTATGCTGAGTTGTGGCAGGCCTATGATCAAAGCTCCCAATCCTTATGGGCAATTGATTTTGAGTGGCAAGGCAGAAAAATTTCGACCCAGCATTAG
- a CDS encoding magnesium transporter CorA family protein, producing MIRAQLLLATGEWLTGGDELVQRWRENVNSFIWVDLLGEEAPIEKNFLLSMGCHPLAIEDVQRFRHPPKTETFDNYTLILYRGITEFNKDLTIQQMTIALFAGERCLISCHPRHSMGINHYWENAQTENLLVSPGLLASRIMRFSVGRYLEAILAFEPSLTELEDSMQEKPNDEVMRELIAYQARLRKLKRIFSYHEKLVTNLLQDIPQQLIEEDGDIEHALQDLFERCERLHGLCTMYYEICGDLINGYLSISSHQLNSTMRVLTVITAIFVPLTFIAGIYGMNFENMPELREPNGYFYTLGAMLVIAAGFGGIAYKKWL from the coding sequence ATGATCAGAGCACAATTACTTTTGGCGACTGGTGAGTGGCTGACAGGCGGCGATGAATTGGTGCAACGCTGGCGCGAGAATGTTAATAGTTTTATTTGGGTAGATTTACTGGGTGAGGAAGCGCCCATCGAAAAAAACTTTTTACTGTCTATGGGGTGTCATCCGCTCGCTATCGAAGACGTGCAGCGCTTTCGTCACCCACCAAAAACTGAAACCTTTGACAATTACACGCTCATTTTATATCGCGGCATTACCGAATTTAATAAAGACCTGACCATCCAGCAAATGACTATCGCATTATTTGCAGGTGAACGCTGCCTCATCAGTTGTCATCCGCGCCATTCCATGGGCATTAATCATTATTGGGAAAATGCGCAGACTGAAAATTTATTGGTTAGCCCCGGCTTGTTGGCATCGCGCATTATGCGTTTTTCTGTTGGCCGCTACTTGGAAGCAATTCTGGCTTTTGAACCCTCGCTTACTGAACTTGAAGACTCCATGCAGGAAAAGCCCAATGATGAAGTGATGCGTGAACTGATTGCTTACCAAGCGCGCCTGCGCAAACTAAAACGAATTTTTAGCTACCACGAAAAGCTAGTCACTAATTTATTACAAGATATTCCCCAACAACTCATCGAAGAAGATGGCGATATAGAACACGCGCTACAAGATTTATTTGAGCGCTGCGAGCGGCTACATGGTTTGTGCACTATGTACTATGAAATTTGCGGGGATTTAATCAACGGCTATTTATCAATCAGCTCACATCAATTGAACAGCACCATGCGCGTACTCACGGTGATCACGGCAATTTTTGTCCCGCTGACATTTATCGCCGGCATCTACGGCATGAACTTTGAAAATATGCCAGAACTGCGCGAACCCAATGGCTATTTTTATACACTTGGCGCCATGCTGGTAATTGCTGCCGGTTTCGGTGGAATTGCTTATAAGAAATGGCTCTAG
- a CDS encoding multifunctional CCA addition/repair protein, producing MKTYLVGGAVRDKLLGRTVTEKDWVVVGSSPEQMIARGFMPVGQDFPVFLHPHTKEEYALARTERKTGKGYGGFSFYCGKEVTLEDDLIRRDLTINAMAQDECGHIIDPYNGQQDLADKLLRHVSHAFAEDPVRILRIARFAARYYDLGFRVATETIALMQTMVANGEVDHLVAERVWKETERALGENNPEIFIEVLRDCNALARLFPEIDALFGVPQTAVHHPEIDTGIHTLMSLQQAVKLGGNTCVRFATLLHDLGKAATPPEEWPRHIAHEDRSLPLVKKLCARLAAPKEFKELALITAQWHTHCHRALELKPSTVLKVLHATDALRRPERFEQFLLCCEADARGRTGFELREYPQADYFRRCLQATKNVDIAAVQAQGLSGPAFGEALDKQRLALITALKNT from the coding sequence ATGAAAACATATCTGGTTGGCGGCGCAGTCCGCGATAAATTATTAGGCCGCACCGTTACCGAAAAAGATTGGGTAGTAGTCGGCAGCAGCCCCGAGCAAATGATCGCCCGTGGCTTTATGCCTGTGGGGCAGGACTTCCCGGTATTCCTGCATCCGCACACCAAAGAGGAATATGCACTCGCCCGCACCGAACGCAAAACCGGCAAGGGTTATGGCGGCTTTAGTTTTTACTGCGGTAAGGAAGTCACACTGGAAGACGATCTGATTCGCCGCGACCTCACCATTAATGCTATGGCACAAGATGAGTGCGGCCACATCATTGATCCCTACAACGGTCAGCAAGATCTCGCTGACAAATTATTGCGCCATGTATCCCACGCGTTTGCCGAAGACCCGGTGCGCATTTTGCGTATCGCCCGTTTTGCCGCGCGCTACTATGACTTGGGATTTCGTGTTGCCACAGAAACAATTGCGCTCATGCAAACCATGGTTGCCAATGGCGAGGTGGATCATTTGGTTGCCGAGCGGGTATGGAAAGAAACGGAGCGCGCCCTGGGTGAAAACAACCCGGAAATTTTTATTGAGGTGTTGCGCGACTGCAATGCGCTAGCGCGTCTATTTCCTGAAATTGATGCGCTGTTTGGTGTACCGCAAACCGCCGTTCATCACCCTGAAATAGATACCGGTATTCATACCCTGATGAGCCTGCAACAAGCCGTAAAACTAGGTGGCAATACCTGCGTCCGCTTTGCAACACTGCTGCACGATTTAGGCAAGGCCGCAACACCGCCAGAAGAATGGCCGCGCCATATTGCTCATGAAGATCGCAGTTTGCCGCTAGTAAAAAAACTATGCGCACGTTTGGCGGCCCCCAAAGAATTCAAAGAATTAGCACTCATCACCGCGCAGTGGCATACACACTGTCATCGCGCCCTTGAACTCAAACCGTCAACCGTTTTAAAAGTATTGCATGCAACTGATGCCCTGCGCAGGCCAGAACGCTTTGAGCAATTTTTATTGTGCTGTGAAGCCGATGCGCGCGGACGCACGGGCTTTGAATTACGCGAGTACCCACAGGCCGATTATTTTCGCCGATGCTTACAGGCTACAAAAAATGTAGATATCGCCGCAGTTCAAGCACAGGGGTTAAGCGGCCCTGCATTTGGTGAGGCGCTCGATAAGCAACGACTTGCACTCATCACTGCATTAAAAAATACATGA
- a CDS encoding DegV family protein — translation MTARTCIAVDSTCDLPAKFIQQHNIEVLPIYINHAKGQELDYRDPQTMLNFYKNHSRDVYGLAQSDPLSVNDMTDILKQRLLPKYDLVQVVTINSKKSDVFKRVSEAALVNEPKFRELERNEGRAPFRIRLYDSMSMFTGHALLVYELVKRIQVDKLPLNKSIREIDNMRDQVYGYLIPNDLSYMRERRHLRKGDNNISWVNFKLASALNLRPIVQLHRGNTDKIDTGKGFLGALEKLLVHVKKQIQQGLTSDVIAMSYGGLLEEIKDEPVLVEFREFCKQSNIKTMLSMMSMTGAVNVGPKSFALSFATDKDLV, via the coding sequence ATGACCGCCAGGACTTGCATTGCCGTAGATTCAACCTGCGATTTGCCCGCTAAATTTATTCAACAGCACAACATAGAAGTGCTGCCTATTTATATCAATCACGCCAAAGGTCAGGAGCTGGATTACCGCGACCCACAAACCATGCTCAATTTTTACAAAAACCACAGCCGCGACGTGTATGGTTTGGCGCAATCAGACCCACTCTCGGTTAACGATATGACCGATATTCTCAAACAGCGCCTGCTCCCCAAATACGACCTGGTGCAAGTTGTCACCATCAACAGCAAAAAAAGTGATGTCTTCAAACGCGTGTCAGAAGCGGCATTGGTCAATGAACCCAAATTCCGCGAGCTGGAGCGCAACGAAGGCCGCGCCCCCTTTCGCATCCGCCTCTACGATTCCATGTCCATGTTCACCGGCCATGCACTGCTAGTTTACGAATTGGTAAAACGCATTCAGGTAGATAAGTTGCCGCTCAATAAATCGATCCGTGAAATCGACAATATGCGTGATCAGGTTTACGGCTATTTAATTCCTAACGACCTGTCATACATGCGTGAACGCCGCCATCTGCGCAAAGGTGACAACAATATATCCTGGGTCAACTTCAAGTTAGCGAGCGCGCTGAACCTGCGTCCGATTGTGCAGTTACACCGCGGCAATACCGACAAAATCGATACCGGTAAAGGATTTCTGGGAGCATTGGAAAAGCTGCTGGTACACGTGAAAAAGCAAATCCAGCAGGGCCTGACCAGCGACGTCATCGCCATGAGCTACGGCGGTTTATTGGAAGAGATTAAGGATGAACCGGTACTCGTGGAGTTCCGCGAGTTTTGTAAACAATCCAACATCAAAACCATGCTATCAATGATGAGCATGACCGGCGCTGTCAATGTAGGCCCCAAATCCTTCGCCCTGTCCTTTGCGACCGATAAAGATCTGGTTTAA
- a CDS encoding calcium/sodium antiporter, which produces MIHLFWLFVGLVLLTVGGEALVRGALAAARRLGVSPLLAGLVIVGFGTSAPELVVSVQAAISGSPAIALGNVVGSNIANILLILGISAVIMPLVTHIKSLRRDGLTMLFATLLFMGLASFGGLGRLEGILMLGFLTAYLVWAYRTEREDTSSPEAQLHQAESEEIEVVPMTIPMTLLATIGGLAMLIVGANRFLLGAVGLGQELGVPEAIIGLTVVAVGTSLPELAVSIIAAIRKHADVAVGNIIGSNIFNILCILGVSSIISPLPLEGRLLNIDQFVMLAAAVILLLFLFFGLRLSRLKGAILLAGYVTYIAAMFGLQS; this is translated from the coding sequence ATGATTCATTTGTTCTGGTTATTTGTTGGCTTGGTATTGCTAACGGTTGGTGGTGAGGCGCTGGTGCGCGGTGCTTTGGCTGCAGCCCGACGGCTTGGTGTGTCGCCGTTGTTGGCGGGTTTGGTGATCGTCGGTTTTGGAACATCGGCACCTGAATTGGTGGTGTCGGTGCAGGCGGCAATCAGCGGCTCGCCCGCAATTGCATTGGGCAATGTGGTGGGAAGTAATATTGCAAACATCCTGCTGATCTTGGGTATTAGTGCGGTAATCATGCCCTTGGTAACCCATATCAAGTCCTTGCGTCGCGATGGCCTCACCATGCTGTTTGCAACGCTGTTGTTCATGGGGCTTGCGAGCTTTGGCGGTTTGGGGCGTCTGGAGGGGATTTTAATGCTTGGGTTCCTTACGGCCTATCTGGTTTGGGCATATCGTACTGAACGTGAGGATACTTCCAGTCCTGAGGCCCAGCTCCATCAAGCTGAGTCTGAAGAAATTGAAGTTGTCCCTATGACTATACCCATGACACTACTGGCGACCATTGGTGGTCTGGCGATGCTGATTGTGGGCGCGAATCGATTCTTGCTTGGTGCGGTTGGTTTGGGGCAGGAGTTGGGGGTGCCAGAGGCAATTATTGGTTTGACAGTGGTTGCAGTGGGAACTTCGCTGCCTGAATTAGCTGTGTCAATTATTGCGGCTATTCGCAAGCATGCAGATGTTGCCGTGGGTAATATTATTGGCAGTAATATCTTTAACATCCTTTGTATTTTGGGTGTGTCATCGATTATTTCGCCTTTGCCCCTTGAGGGGCGTCTGCTCAACATCGATCAGTTCGTTATGTTGGCGGCCGCTGTGATCCTGTTGTTGTTCCTGTTTTTTGGATTGCGCTTGTCACGTCTTAAAGGAGCTATTTTGCTCGCTGGTTACGTCACTTATATTGCCGCCATGTTTGGCTTACAAAGCTAA
- a CDS encoding DMT family transporter: MAVFFAYFSVVLIWATTPLAIQWSSDSLSFVAAATARMLLALALALFIHALLRQSLQAYWKQRNIYFAASLGIFPNMPLVYWAAQFIPSGLVAVIFALSPFATGVMTLILLKQNPFGIKRVLALLLAISGLLVIFYQQIRLDADSIYGVVGILLSCVLFSFSSVWVKKLSGDTQLQASPFQQATGALLFALPGLLLSWWWMDGSLPTQVSLKSAGAIVYLAIVGSLLGAVMFFFILQRLSASAVSLITLMTPVLAIVIGKQLADEALPLTTLIGVGIVLIALLLYSPWSVREWRLALSAALLRYLRAPAADDQIDAQILLEKSREDVIRYK; this comes from the coding sequence GTGGCCGTATTTTTTGCTTATTTTTCGGTGGTGCTCATTTGGGCTACCACACCTCTTGCAATCCAATGGAGTAGCGATAGCCTGAGTTTTGTCGCGGCGGCTACTGCGCGCATGTTATTGGCCCTGGCTCTTGCACTATTTATTCATGCACTCTTGCGTCAATCGCTTCAAGCTTACTGGAAGCAGCGCAATATTTATTTTGCCGCTTCGCTGGGGATTTTTCCGAATATGCCGTTGGTGTATTGGGCGGCACAATTTATCCCTTCTGGTTTGGTTGCCGTTATTTTTGCGTTGTCACCGTTTGCTACTGGTGTGATGACGCTGATCCTTTTAAAACAAAATCCGTTTGGCATTAAACGTGTGCTCGCACTGTTGTTGGCGATTAGTGGTCTGCTGGTGATTTTTTATCAGCAAATACGTTTGGATGCCGATTCAATTTACGGTGTGGTGGGGATTTTGTTGTCCTGCGTGCTGTTTAGTTTCAGCAGTGTATGGGTCAAAAAATTAAGTGGTGATACTCAGCTGCAGGCATCCCCTTTTCAGCAGGCAACCGGCGCGTTGCTGTTTGCATTGCCGGGATTATTGCTCAGCTGGTGGTGGATGGACGGCAGCTTGCCGACGCAGGTATCACTGAAATCTGCCGGTGCCATTGTTTATTTGGCGATTGTAGGGTCGCTACTGGGAGCTGTGATGTTCTTTTTTATTTTGCAGCGGCTATCGGCGAGCGCAGTATCGCTCATCACTTTAATGACACCGGTGCTGGCCATAGTGATAGGTAAACAACTGGCCGATGAGGCGCTGCCTTTAACCACGTTAATTGGGGTGGGCATAGTACTTATCGCCCTCTTGTTGTATTCGCCCTGGTCGGTACGTGAGTGGCGGCTTGCACTGAGTGCAGCATTGTTGCGTTATTTGCGGGCGCCAGCCGCTGACGATCAAATTGACGCGCAAATCCTGCTGGAAAAGTCGCGCGAGGATGTAATTCGTTATAAGTGA